The following proteins come from a genomic window of Rhodoligotrophos sp. CJ14:
- a CDS encoding tripartite tricarboxylate transporter permease, with amino-acid sequence MEMIDGLSQGFSVILGWENLYLCFLGSLIGTLIGLLPGIGPLGAISLLLPITFQLPPVGAIAMLVSIFYGAMYGGSTTAILINIPGEAASVVTTLDGHKMALSGRAGPALGMAALGSFIAGILSLIALSFFSPMLIEAALRFGPPENFSIIILSLVATIFMVHGSLTRAVQMIALGLLVAVVGIDVVDGQERFTLGLLDLTSGFDLAAVVIGLFGVSEILLNMEDMVRGQAIQTKLNQLWPTFRDWLASWLPILRGTVIGFIFGILPGGGPVTAAFVSYAAEKRLSHRPDRFGNGAIEGVAGPESANNAAVGGSMIPLLSLGLPSNAVTALLLGAFIIQGVQPGPLLMSQNPELFWGVIAAMFVGNVVLLILNLPLIGLWVQLLRVPYAILFPIVLLLGVVGAYSSNSNMFDVWVMIGFGVLGYILKKAHYELSPLVLAIVLGPLLEQSLRQSLIMSHEGPMIFASRPISAAMLMAAAVLLVLLVAKKTKKGAYAS; translated from the coding sequence ATGGAGATGATCGACGGCCTATCCCAGGGCTTCAGCGTCATTCTCGGCTGGGAGAACCTTTATCTCTGCTTCCTCGGCAGCTTGATTGGCACACTGATCGGCCTTTTGCCCGGTATCGGCCCTTTGGGCGCCATCTCCCTGCTGCTCCCCATCACCTTCCAGCTGCCTCCGGTCGGCGCCATCGCGATGCTGGTCTCGATCTTCTATGGCGCCATGTATGGCGGATCGACCACCGCCATCCTCATCAACATTCCTGGTGAGGCCGCATCTGTCGTAACGACCCTCGACGGCCACAAGATGGCCTTGTCGGGTCGCGCAGGCCCCGCCCTTGGCATGGCAGCGCTTGGCTCCTTCATCGCTGGCATCCTCAGTCTCATTGCCCTCAGCTTTTTCTCGCCGATGCTCATTGAAGCGGCCCTGCGCTTCGGGCCGCCTGAGAATTTCTCGATCATCATTCTGAGCCTGGTCGCCACGATTTTCATGGTGCATGGCTCCCTGACCCGAGCGGTGCAGATGATCGCTCTCGGATTGCTCGTCGCGGTGGTCGGCATCGATGTCGTGGATGGTCAGGAGCGCTTCACGCTTGGCCTGCTGGATCTGACCAGCGGCTTCGATCTTGCCGCCGTGGTGATCGGCCTCTTCGGCGTCTCCGAGATCCTGCTCAACATGGAAGACATGGTGCGCGGCCAGGCGATCCAGACGAAGCTCAACCAGCTCTGGCCCACGTTCCGGGATTGGCTTGCAAGCTGGCTGCCGATCTTGCGTGGCACCGTGATCGGCTTCATTTTCGGCATCCTGCCGGGCGGCGGACCGGTGACGGCCGCCTTCGTCTCCTATGCCGCCGAGAAGCGCCTGTCGCATCGCCCCGACAGGTTCGGCAATGGTGCGATCGAGGGCGTGGCCGGTCCAGAATCCGCCAACAATGCCGCCGTGGGTGGCAGCATGATCCCCCTTCTATCCCTGGGCCTGCCAAGCAATGCGGTCACAGCGCTGCTCCTTGGCGCTTTCATCATTCAGGGCGTCCAGCCCGGACCTCTGCTGATGTCGCAGAACCCGGAGCTCTTCTGGGGCGTGATTGCCGCCATGTTCGTCGGCAATGTCGTTCTGCTTATCCTCAACCTTCCGCTGATCGGCCTCTGGGTTCAGCTGCTGCGCGTGCCCTACGCCATCCTGTTTCCGATCGTTCTGCTCTTGGGCGTGGTGGGCGCTTATTCCTCCAACAGCAACATGTTCGATGTCTGGGTCATGATTGGCTTCGGCGTGCTCGGCTACATTTTGAAGAAGGCCCATTACGAGCTTTCGCCGCTCGTGCTGGCCATCGTTCTGGGCCCGCTTCTCGAGCAGTCGCTCCGCCAATCTCTGATCATGTCGCATGAGGGTCCGATGATCTTCGCCAGCCGGCCAATCTCGGCGGCGATGCTAATGGCGGCGGCGGTTCTCCTTGTTCTTCTCGTCGCCAAGAAAACAAAAAAGGGAGCATACGCATCATGA
- a CDS encoding FAD-dependent oxidoreductase has protein sequence MPGQTQSAQPFPKLFEPIRLGSREARNRIMRVATTAHLAERNRVGDRMLEFYRTLAQGGAGVIVTEGLRVHPFEAEPAGAMLMWDRASIPGMHKLTKAVTAEGALFIGQLNHGGRQHLGRFVPPLMVAPSAIPCPRSGGVPHALTTEEIEDLIEWFATSAMHCIEAGMDGVEIHGAQGHLIQQFVSPYSNHRDDLYGGSFENRIRFPLAIIAAVRKRIGSAPIVGYRLGVDELTAGGLGVEETKRLAEHLSADGLVSYVSLSQGNFNTIDIHLPERHFPMVPYRELQAQIKPAAGELPVVMCTRIQTPEQGEDILAAGEADMIGFCRAFIVDPHWPKAAKAGRAQDIRRCIACNQCWGWISEGGPIGCAVNPTLGLEYKWGKLERAWHRKKVLVVGGGPGGLEAARIAGLRGHHVTLIEKSTELGGRLKTARLAPHFSELQHVLDYLVPQVQAAGVETITGQEADYELIEEHSPDCVVLATGAMPHTPALTGDGSVPVLTSDGIIDVAALRDGTIIIMDEDGYFWPAAVAEAAAQLGRRVVFATRFFEPFREMPMVSRIATLRELDRRGVEMRANMAPISASNGSVALRHYQSGREELIPDCAALFWVGLQQANDGLSARLRANGFDKKDVMVIGDAFAPRRLPQALREGHAAGRSI, from the coding sequence ATGCCCGGGCAAACACAAAGCGCTCAACCGTTTCCGAAATTATTCGAGCCGATACGCCTTGGTTCGCGAGAGGCGCGCAACCGCATCATGCGGGTCGCCACCACCGCCCATCTCGCTGAGCGCAACCGTGTCGGCGACCGTATGCTGGAATTCTATCGGACCCTCGCGCAAGGCGGTGCGGGCGTGATCGTAACCGAGGGCTTGCGGGTTCATCCCTTCGAAGCCGAACCGGCCGGCGCCATGCTGATGTGGGACCGGGCCTCGATCCCGGGCATGCACAAGCTCACCAAGGCTGTTACCGCCGAGGGTGCCTTGTTCATCGGCCAGCTCAATCACGGTGGCCGCCAGCATCTGGGCCGCTTTGTGCCACCGCTCATGGTCGCGCCCTCCGCAATTCCCTGCCCGCGCAGCGGCGGTGTTCCCCATGCGCTCACCACCGAAGAGATCGAAGATCTGATCGAATGGTTTGCCACTTCGGCCATGCACTGCATCGAGGCCGGCATGGATGGTGTCGAGATCCATGGCGCACAGGGACACCTGATCCAGCAATTCGTCTCCCCTTACTCCAACCATCGGGACGATCTCTATGGCGGCAGTTTCGAGAACCGCATCCGATTTCCTCTGGCCATCATCGCCGCGGTCCGAAAACGCATCGGCTCCGCACCGATCGTGGGCTACCGGCTGGGTGTCGACGAGCTCACCGCCGGTGGACTGGGCGTCGAGGAAACGAAGCGCCTGGCTGAACATCTGTCGGCCGATGGGCTCGTGAGCTATGTCTCGCTCAGCCAGGGCAATTTCAACACCATTGATATCCACCTTCCCGAGCGGCATTTCCCGATGGTCCCCTATCGGGAACTCCAGGCGCAAATTAAGCCTGCCGCCGGCGAGCTGCCGGTCGTGATGTGCACGCGCATTCAGACCCCGGAACAAGGAGAGGATATTCTCGCCGCCGGCGAGGCCGACATGATCGGCTTCTGCCGTGCCTTCATCGTGGATCCACATTGGCCCAAGGCTGCAAAAGCCGGACGAGCGCAGGATATTCGGCGTTGCATCGCCTGCAACCAGTGCTGGGGCTGGATCAGCGAGGGTGGTCCCATCGGCTGCGCCGTTAACCCCACGCTCGGGCTTGAGTACAAATGGGGCAAGCTGGAGAGAGCCTGGCACCGAAAGAAGGTGCTGGTGGTAGGCGGCGGCCCGGGTGGTCTCGAAGCTGCTCGCATTGCCGGCCTTCGCGGCCACCATGTGACATTGATCGAGAAATCAACAGAGCTTGGTGGCCGCCTCAAGACAGCGCGTCTCGCCCCACACTTCTCCGAGCTCCAGCACGTTCTCGATTACCTCGTGCCCCAGGTTCAAGCCGCTGGCGTGGAGACCATAACCGGACAGGAAGCCGATTATGAGCTCATCGAAGAGCACAGCCCGGATTGCGTTGTGCTCGCGACCGGAGCGATGCCGCACACTCCTGCCCTTACAGGCGATGGCTCCGTCCCTGTGCTCACCTCGGATGGCATCATCGATGTCGCCGCTCTGCGCGACGGCACCATCATCATCATGGACGAGGACGGCTATTTCTGGCCGGCAGCAGTGGCCGAGGCTGCAGCCCAGCTCGGCCGCCGGGTTGTCTTTGCAACGCGCTTCTTCGAGCCCTTCCGGGAAATGCCGATGGTGAGCCGCATCGCCACCCTGCGTGAGCTCGACCGCCGCGGCGTCGAGATGCGGGCGAACATGGCGCCGATCAGCGCATCCAATGGCAGCGTTGCCTTGCGCCACTATCAGTCCGGCCGCGAGGAGCTCATACCCGATTGCGCGGCCCTGTTCTGGGTCGGCCTGCAGCAGGCCAATGACGGTCTCTCGGCGCGTCTACGGGCCAACGGGTTCGACAAGAAGGATGTGATGGTGATCGGCGATGCCTTCGCCCCGCGGCGCCTGCCTCAGGCCCTGCGCGAAGGGCATGCCGCCGGCCGGTCAATCTAA
- a CDS encoding NUDIX hydrolase has product MPPEAKPIACVLAVVIRDGQALLVRRANPPDQGKWGFPGGKINAGERVLDAAVRELAEETAVAAVPVAPVAVLDVFERADGLDPCSPLKRHFILIAVKCEWQAGEPVAGDDALEAAWWRIDQLSELDISVDVERVARLAAAPGEA; this is encoded by the coding sequence TTGCCTCCTGAGGCAAAACCCATTGCCTGCGTGCTGGCCGTCGTCATTCGCGACGGCCAGGCTTTGCTGGTGCGGCGGGCCAATCCACCCGATCAGGGAAAATGGGGTTTTCCCGGTGGCAAGATCAATGCCGGGGAACGGGTCCTCGATGCCGCGGTCCGGGAGCTTGCGGAAGAGACGGCTGTCGCTGCAGTTCCGGTCGCGCCCGTGGCCGTGCTCGATGTATTCGAGCGCGCCGATGGGCTTGATCCATGCTCGCCGCTCAAACGGCACTTCATCCTCATCGCCGTCAAATGTGAGTGGCAGGCCGGTGAGCCTGTGGCGGGCGATGACGCCTTGGAGGCAGCCTGGTGGCGAATCGACCAGCTTTCAGAACTGGATATAAGTGTCGATGTGGAGCGGGTGGCGAGGCTTGCTGCGGCACCGGGTGAGGCATAA
- the murA gene encoding UDP-N-acetylglucosamine 1-carboxyvinyltransferase, translating into MDRIRIRGGNRLNGEIQISGAKNAALPLMIASLLTDDTLTLRNVPRLADVTLLMRILGNHGVDISVDGKRLGTSGIQGDTMHLTARTIVDTTAPYETVSRMRASFWVLGPLLARCGEARVSLPGGCAIGTRPVDMHIQAFENLGANVEIDQGYVVAKAPKGLRGNKISFSKVSVGATHAALMSAVLARGETVIENAAREPEISDVAECLVKMGAHIEGIGSSTLHVQGRERLHSATHEVLPDRIEAGTYAMAVAMAGGDVHLLGARTDLVGSVIDVLDRAGVSTSPTNQGLRISRNGAGLKPVEVTTEPYPGFPTDMQAQLMALMTRAEGTSTITETIFENRFMHVQELARLGADIRLNGDSAAVYGVKRLRGAEVMATDLRASVSLVIAGLAAEGETTVHRVYHLDRGFERLEKKLGACGADIERLAS; encoded by the coding sequence ATGGATAGAATCCGCATCCGAGGAGGCAATCGCCTCAATGGCGAAATTCAAATATCGGGCGCCAAGAATGCCGCCCTGCCTCTGATGATTGCAAGTTTGTTGACGGACGATACGCTCACCCTGCGTAATGTACCCCGTCTTGCGGATGTGACCTTGCTCATGCGCATTCTGGGCAATCACGGGGTCGATATCAGCGTCGATGGAAAACGTCTGGGAACCAGCGGAATCCAGGGCGATACAATGCATCTGACGGCGCGGACGATCGTGGATACGACCGCGCCTTATGAAACCGTGTCACGCATGCGGGCGAGCTTCTGGGTGCTCGGGCCGCTGCTTGCTCGCTGCGGGGAAGCGCGCGTTTCACTGCCGGGCGGCTGTGCGATCGGCACCCGGCCAGTGGACATGCACATCCAGGCCTTTGAGAATCTCGGGGCGAATGTCGAGATCGATCAGGGCTATGTGGTGGCAAAGGCACCCAAGGGGCTCAGGGGTAACAAGATTTCCTTCAGCAAGGTATCGGTAGGTGCAACCCATGCGGCGCTGATGAGCGCGGTGCTCGCGCGCGGGGAAACGGTGATCGAGAATGCGGCCCGCGAGCCGGAAATTTCCGATGTCGCTGAATGCCTGGTAAAGATGGGTGCCCATATCGAAGGGATTGGCAGTTCCACCCTGCATGTGCAGGGCCGCGAGCGGCTGCATAGTGCGACGCATGAGGTGCTGCCCGACCGTATCGAGGCCGGGACCTATGCCATGGCTGTGGCGATGGCGGGGGGTGATGTGCATCTGCTTGGTGCCCGCACGGACCTGGTCGGCAGCGTGATCGATGTGCTCGACCGTGCTGGCGTCTCCACCAGCCCGACCAATCAGGGGCTCAGGATTTCCCGCAACGGCGCCGGGCTCAAGCCCGTCGAGGTTACGACCGAGCCCTATCCGGGCTTTCCCACGGATATGCAGGCACAGCTCATGGCGCTGATGACCCGGGCCGAGGGGACCAGCACCATCACAGAGACGATCTTCGAGAACCGCTTCATGCATGTGCAGGAGCTCGCCCGCCTCGGGGCGGATATCCGGCTCAATGGTGATTCTGCAGCGGTCTATGGGGTGAAGCGTCTGCGCGGGGCGGAGGTCATGGCGACCGATCTGCGCGCCTCGGTTTCGCTGGTCATCGCGGGCCTCGCGGCGGAAGGGGAGACAACGGTGCACCGGGTCTACCATCTCGACCGTGGGTTTGAGCGTTTGGAAAAGAAGCTTGGGGCCTGCGGCGCCGATATCGAGCGCCTTGCCTCCTGA
- a CDS encoding tripartite tricarboxylate transporter TctB family protein — translation MRSWQLGINIAGLILGIAVILMASQLTVMDAAGPGGGFFPICIGILLMVSSGAMLIRGEEEPASARFLPPRPALLRIIMVLLALCVLAILMPRIGFLPAAIFTMLILLPAVERRSWLATALLAVAASVIIHGLFAYLLDVSLPRGPLGI, via the coding sequence ATGCGCTCCTGGCAGCTCGGCATTAACATTGCTGGCCTCATCCTGGGCATTGCCGTCATTTTGATGGCATCGCAACTGACCGTGATGGATGCGGCCGGTCCGGGCGGCGGCTTCTTCCCCATCTGCATCGGCATATTGCTCATGGTCAGCAGTGGAGCGATGCTGATCCGCGGCGAAGAGGAGCCCGCTTCTGCGCGCTTTCTCCCACCTCGGCCGGCGCTGTTGCGGATCATCATGGTTCTGCTCGCGCTCTGCGTTCTGGCCATTCTCATGCCGCGCATCGGCTTCCTGCCGGCGGCCATTTTCACCATGCTGATCCTGCTGCCGGCGGTGGAACGCCGCAGCTGGCTTGCGACCGCCCTTCTCGCCGTCGCAGCCAGCGTGATCATCCATGGCTTGTTCGCCTATCTACTCGACGTGAGCCTGCCTCGCGGGCCCTTGGGGATATAG
- a CDS encoding GlcG/HbpS family heme-binding protein: MSSIVKRSIDHKTAEKAIAAAAAKAEELKLKISIAITDDDGELKAFRRMDGAPKLTVEIAQNKAYTSAAYGLATHVWFDFIKNDPPLLHGITHTPRLVVFGGGYPIKENGEVIGAIGISGGHYSQDMQCAQAALDAVGSTID; this comes from the coding sequence ATGTCCAGCATCGTCAAGAGAAGCATTGATCATAAGACGGCAGAAAAGGCCATTGCCGCGGCGGCGGCGAAGGCTGAGGAGCTGAAGCTCAAGATCTCCATCGCCATCACCGATGACGACGGCGAGCTCAAGGCCTTTCGCCGGATGGACGGGGCGCCCAAGCTCACAGTGGAGATCGCGCAGAACAAGGCCTATACCAGCGCCGCCTATGGTCTGGCGACCCATGTGTGGTTCGACTTCATCAAGAACGATCCGCCGCTCCTGCATGGCATCACCCACACCCCGCGCCTTGTCGTGTTCGGCGGCGGTTATCCCATCAAGGAGAATGGTGAGGTGATCGGCGCGATCGGCATCAGCGGCGGCCATTACAGCCAGGATATGCAATGCGCCCAGGCAGCCCTTGATGCGGTGGGCTCAACCATCGACTGA
- a CDS encoding lytic murein transglycosylase codes for MRIISMCVAGVMACALFTGEVSAACQNTGSFESWLRQFKQEAAAQGISPAVISSALNGITLDESVIKADRGQAVFAQSFLTFSDRMVSKNRIEKGNQLLRKYKAYFDRAERQYGVPGAVIVAFWGLETDFGANLGNKQTLRSLATLAYDCRRPDKFREELLAALRIIERGDLTPEQMRGPWAGEMGQTQFLASNYLKYAVDFDGDGRRDLINSIPDVIASTANYLDAIGWKPNQPWLQEVRVPENLPWHQSDLDVSHPRSQWVKWGIKPTGNASLPADGVQASLVLPMGRNGPAFLAYDNFRIYTEWNESLVYSLSAAYFATRLAGAPPLRRGNAPDALSLSQGRQLQQILARRGYDVGKIDGIIGAKTRAAVKDVQQKLGLPADGYPTSELLTRLN; via the coding sequence ATGCGGATAATTTCCATGTGTGTGGCCGGTGTCATGGCATGTGCCCTGTTCACCGGAGAGGTCTCGGCTGCGTGCCAGAACACCGGCAGCTTCGAGAGCTGGTTGCGGCAATTCAAGCAGGAAGCGGCTGCCCAGGGCATCAGCCCAGCGGTGATATCATCCGCCCTGAACGGCATCACGCTTGACGAGAGCGTGATCAAGGCTGACCGGGGTCAGGCGGTCTTTGCCCAGAGCTTTCTGACCTTTTCCGACCGGATGGTATCCAAGAACCGGATCGAGAAAGGCAACCAGCTTCTGCGCAAATACAAGGCTTATTTCGATCGAGCCGAACGTCAATATGGGGTGCCCGGTGCGGTGATCGTCGCCTTCTGGGGGCTTGAAACCGATTTCGGCGCCAATCTCGGCAACAAGCAAACCCTGCGTTCGCTGGCAACCCTAGCCTATGATTGCCGGCGGCCTGACAAATTTCGGGAGGAGCTGCTGGCTGCCTTGCGCATTATCGAGCGCGGCGACCTTACGCCCGAACAGATGCGCGGGCCCTGGGCCGGCGAAATGGGTCAGACTCAGTTCCTCGCGTCCAACTACCTCAAATATGCCGTGGATTTCGACGGGGACGGCAGGCGCGATCTGATCAACAGCATCCCCGACGTGATCGCCTCAACCGCCAACTATCTCGATGCAATCGGCTGGAAGCCCAACCAGCCATGGTTGCAGGAGGTGCGCGTCCCCGAGAACCTTCCCTGGCACCAGTCGGATCTCGATGTGAGCCATCCACGGTCGCAATGGGTGAAATGGGGGATCAAGCCGACCGGCAATGCCTCCCTGCCGGCAGATGGGGTGCAGGCCTCCCTCGTTCTTCCTATGGGGCGAAATGGGCCGGCCTTCCTCGCCTATGACAATTTCCGCATCTATACGGAATGGAACGAGTCGCTGGTCTATTCCCTGAGCGCCGCCTACTTCGCCACCCGTCTGGCTGGCGCCCCCCCGCTGCGCCGCGGCAATGCACCTGACGCCCTCTCCCTGAGCCAGGGTCGTCAGCTGCAGCAGATCTTGGCGCGCCGTGGCTATGATGTGGGCAAGATCGATGGCATCATCGGCGCAAAGACCCGCGCCGCCGTGAAGGACGTGCAGCAGAAGCTCGGCCTGCCGGCTGATGGATACCCAACGTCCGAGCTGCTGACCCGCCTCAACTGA
- a CDS encoding GntR family transcriptional regulator, with product MNETVVTRTSLTTNRLRELLLGGKFPPGSRLPEAELAKLLGVSRTPIRDALNSLSKEGLVSYLPNRGYEVRSCTLEDVLGAYRVRRTLESLACRIAAENGLSVHGRAQIMDATERTEALLNEGSWRNDSARCWRMLNAQFHDTIIEATQNKILRQAINDTLHLPILVSGGGTRWFTHSELVLLFDDQSVRNSHAEHGAIFEAILKRDGDKAAAIMDAHITRAGKVLEQNWNNGLGLK from the coding sequence ATGAATGAGACGGTCGTCACCCGGACTAGCCTGACCACCAACAGGCTGCGCGAATTGCTGCTCGGCGGGAAGTTCCCGCCCGGGAGCCGGTTGCCCGAGGCTGAGCTCGCCAAGCTTCTCGGGGTGTCACGCACCCCCATCAGGGACGCGCTTAACAGCCTGTCCAAGGAAGGGCTGGTCTCCTATCTTCCCAATCGCGGCTATGAAGTGCGCAGCTGCACTTTGGAGGATGTTCTGGGTGCCTATCGCGTGCGCCGCACACTCGAGAGCCTGGCCTGCAGAATCGCCGCCGAGAATGGACTGAGCGTCCATGGCCGGGCGCAGATCATGGATGCGACCGAGCGCACCGAGGCCCTCTTGAACGAGGGCAGCTGGCGCAATGACTCGGCGCGCTGCTGGCGCATGCTGAATGCCCAATTCCACGACACGATCATCGAGGCCACGCAGAACAAGATCCTCCGCCAGGCCATCAACGATACGCTGCATCTGCCGATCCTCGTCTCCGGCGGTGGCACGCGGTGGTTCACCCATAGCGAGCTGGTGCTGCTGTTCGATGATCAATCGGTGCGCAACTCCCATGCCGAGCATGGGGCGATCTTCGAGGCCATTCTGAAGCGCGACGGGGACAAGGCCGCCGCAATTATGGATGCGCATATCACCCGCGCAGGCAAAGTGCTCGAGCAGAACTGGAACAACGGGCTTGGCTTGAAATAG
- a CDS encoding Bug family tripartite tricarboxylate transporter substrate binding protein: MKRLLAAALAVLFGCATYQAQGASAELEKLKPADFPDKPVELVVVYPAGGGMDYTARLLAKYMEKHFDNKVVVQNRTGGAGVIGHTYLATQAKPDGYTLGVVANTMWADSLFRANNRWTYKDFEPIAFINYDPLTWAVATDGPFKDKSLKQIIEAAKASPGTVRVAVLGGNTSEFLAEHVEVVSGAKFTKVPFQGGAPGITAALGGHVEIGGAFTAEYRGHIDAGKMRAVGVAGAQRSPTLPDTETFNEALGSNEIIWQAWRYVTVPKGIPEDRKAFLIAWVNAALDDPELQAEYRKTGALMDRNLKDPAQISAEIDKLFALESEFYKKSGRLK, translated from the coding sequence ATGAAGAGGCTTTTGGCAGCAGCGCTCGCGGTACTGTTCGGCTGCGCAACATACCAGGCACAAGGCGCATCAGCCGAGCTCGAGAAGCTTAAGCCGGCGGACTTCCCCGACAAGCCCGTCGAGCTCGTGGTCGTCTATCCCGCCGGTGGCGGCATGGACTATACGGCCCGGCTTCTCGCGAAGTACATGGAGAAGCACTTCGACAACAAGGTTGTCGTCCAGAACCGGACCGGGGGCGCCGGGGTCATCGGCCACACCTATCTCGCAACCCAGGCAAAGCCGGATGGCTACACCCTCGGCGTGGTCGCCAACACCATGTGGGCCGACAGCCTGTTTCGGGCGAACAATCGCTGGACCTACAAGGATTTCGAGCCGATCGCCTTCATCAACTACGATCCGCTGACCTGGGCCGTGGCCACTGATGGTCCGTTCAAGGACAAGTCGCTGAAGCAGATTATCGAGGCTGCCAAAGCCTCCCCCGGGACGGTCCGCGTCGCCGTGCTCGGCGGCAATACCTCGGAATTCCTGGCCGAGCATGTGGAGGTGGTGAGCGGCGCCAAATTCACCAAGGTGCCGTTCCAGGGCGGCGCGCCCGGCATCACCGCGGCCCTGGGAGGCCATGTGGAAATCGGCGGTGCCTTCACCGCGGAATATCGCGGCCATATCGATGCGGGCAAGATGCGGGCGGTCGGCGTGGCCGGCGCGCAGCGCTCCCCCACCCTGCCCGATACGGAAACCTTCAACGAGGCGCTCGGCAGCAACGAGATCATTTGGCAGGCCTGGCGCTATGTCACGGTGCCGAAGGGCATTCCCGAGGACCGCAAAGCTTTCCTGATCGCATGGGTCAATGCCGCGCTTGATGACCCCGAGCTGCAGGCGGAATACCGCAAGACCGGCGCGCTCATGGATCGCAATCTCAAGGATCCCGCACAGATCAGCGCCGAGATCGACAAGCTCTTCGCGCTGGAAAGCGAATTCTACAAGAAATCCGGCCGCCTGAAATAA
- a CDS encoding glucan biosynthesis protein: MSANRRDVLTAFVSGLAALALSGPGHAFAAGGPVLGDAVPFSFEGLKERARAMAAAPWQDPKSKFGEILQKIDYDAFQKIVFRRDASLFADRTDAPPIQLFHLGRYFQEPCSIAVVENGMAREVHYRNAYFDMPADHVARQLPEDIGFAGFRVMAPSQKTDWLAFLGAAYFRSSGALDQYGLSARGIAIDTALPTPEEFPRFTGFWLESGGSDDHVIIYALMDGPSIAGAYRMDCLKQTGVVMDIDACLYPRKPIKRMGVAPLTSMFWYGENDRRQAIEWRPEIHDSDGLAIWTGTGERIWRPLNNPRRVMTNSFIDSDPKGFGLLQRDRNFDHYQDDGVFYDKRPSVWVEPKGSWGEGEVQLVEIPTDDEIHDNIVAYWVPKRPAEPGTSFEFSYRLHWEADEPFPTNLGRVVDTFSGIGGIPGQPRPPGVTKFVVDFMGGDLRKHQRGEVEPVVTLSRGELGLVDAYPLANNPDRFRTFFNVKATGPDPVDLRLYLKGKDGGALTETWLYQFFPEISSA; this comes from the coding sequence CCGCGCTGGCCCTTTCGGGTCCAGGCCATGCCTTTGCGGCTGGAGGGCCTGTGCTTGGCGATGCCGTTCCATTCTCTTTCGAAGGCCTGAAAGAGCGGGCGCGCGCGATGGCCGCTGCGCCCTGGCAGGATCCCAAATCGAAATTTGGCGAAATCCTGCAGAAGATCGACTACGACGCCTTTCAGAAGATCGTCTTTCGGCGGGATGCTAGCCTGTTTGCTGACCGGACCGATGCACCCCCCATTCAGCTGTTTCATCTTGGCCGCTATTTCCAGGAACCCTGCTCCATAGCCGTCGTGGAAAATGGCATGGCCCGCGAGGTCCACTATCGGAATGCCTATTTCGATATGCCTGCCGACCATGTGGCGCGCCAGCTTCCGGAGGATATCGGCTTTGCCGGCTTCCGCGTCATGGCCCCGTCCCAGAAGACCGACTGGCTCGCCTTTCTCGGCGCAGCTTATTTCCGCTCGTCCGGCGCCTTGGATCAATATGGCCTGTCTGCCCGCGGCATCGCCATCGATACGGCCCTGCCAACCCCTGAGGAATTCCCGCGTTTCACCGGCTTCTGGCTCGAAAGCGGCGGCTCTGACGATCATGTCATCATCTATGCCTTGATGGACGGCCCCAGCATCGCCGGCGCCTATCGCATGGATTGCCTGAAACAAACCGGCGTGGTGATGGACATCGACGCATGTCTTTATCCGCGCAAACCGATCAAGCGCATGGGCGTGGCCCCCCTGACCAGCATGTTCTGGTATGGCGAGAACGATCGTCGACAGGCCATAGAGTGGCGGCCGGAAATCCATGATTCCGATGGGCTCGCCATATGGACGGGCACGGGCGAGCGCATCTGGCGCCCGCTGAACAACCCGCGCCGGGTCATGACCAACAGCTTCATCGACAGCGATCCCAAAGGCTTCGGTCTGCTCCAGCGCGACCGCAATTTCGATCACTATCAGGATGACGGCGTTTTCTATGACAAGCGCCCCTCGGTATGGGTCGAGCCGAAAGGATCCTGGGGCGAAGGCGAGGTGCAGCTTGTCGAAATCCCGACCGATGACGAGATCCACGACAATATCGTTGCCTATTGGGTGCCGAAGCGTCCGGCCGAGCCTGGCACCAGCTTTGAATTCTCCTATCGCCTCCACTGGGAGGCCGATGAGCCCTTCCCCACCAATCTTGGCCGCGTGGTTGATACATTCTCAGGAATCGGCGGCATTCCCGGCCAGCCACGTCCACCTGGCGTCACGAAATTCGTGGTCGACTTCATGGGCGGTGACTTGCGGAAGCACCAGCGCGGAGAAGTCGAGCCTGTGGTAACCCTATCGCGCGGCGAACTCGGACTGGTGGACGCCTACCCGCTGGCCAATAATCCCGACCGGTTCCGCACCTTCTTCAACGTCAAGGCTACGGGTCCGGATCCGGTGGATCTGCGGCTCTACCTCAAGGGCAAGGACGGGGGCGCCCTTACCGAAACGTGGCTCTATCAGTTCTTTCCCGAAATATCCTCCGCTTGA